One Cololabis saira isolate AMF1-May2022 chromosome 18, fColSai1.1, whole genome shotgun sequence genomic region harbors:
- the mycn gene encoding N-myc protein — MPAIMNKNSDLEFDSLQPCFYPDEDDFYFCGPDSAPPGEDIWKKFELLPTPPLSPSRAALPGEPAGSAEPDPLGFGLGDPLDWASELLLLPEDDIWGASEDGDLFGSALDTNPSSSIIIQDCMWSGFSAREKLERVVTEKLGKAISTAAAGGRSVFVKAPEEAVSRSAVSECVDPAVVFPFPVNKNSSSSSCSSSRDACGTDTSTIHGNAQSDSEEEDDDDDDDDDDEDEDEEEDEEDEEDEEEEEEEIDVVTVEKRRSTISRASPTATGTVTISVHPKIQDARGIVSGSGVVSRFVTRAPQELILKRSSVHQQQHNYAAPSPYASDDDPIPAPKKQRMSDAPRPSTRTISSSSSSSSSSYGPVCGTSGSRSKRSNSGNSGNSGDSSPRGSSDSEDSERRRNHNILERQRRNDLRSSFLSLRDHVPELAHNEKAAKVLILKKATEYVSSLEREEMRLHQEKDRLQARRQQLMRRLEQARTR; from the exons ATGCCGGCGATCATGAATAAGAACTCGGATTTGGAATTTGACTCCTTACAGCCATGTTTCTACCCGGATGAGGACGATTTCTACTTCTGTGGTCCCGACTCTGCGCCACCGGGGGAGGACATCTGGAAGAAATTCGAGTTGCTCCCCACTCCGCCTCTCTCCCCGAGCCGCGCCGCGCTGCCGGGGGAGCCGGCCGGCTCCGCGGAGCCGGACCCCCTCGGCTTCGGCCTGGGGGACCCGCTGGACTGGgcttctgagctgctgctgctcccggaGGACGACATATGGGGAGCGTCCGAGGACGGGGACCTGTTCGGCTCGGCTTTGGATacaaaccccagcagcagcatcatTATACAGGACTGCATGTGGAGCGGCTTCTCCGCCAGAGAGAAACTGGAACGGGTGGTCACGGAGAAACTCGGCAAGGCTATTTCCACGGCCGCGGCAGGTGGAAGGAGCGTGTTCGTTAAGGCGCCGGAGGAGGCGGTGAGCCGCAGCGCGGTGTCGGAGTGCGTGGACCCCGCGGTGGTCTTCCCCTTCCCGGTGAAcaagaacagcagcagcagcagctgcagcagcagcagggacgCATGTGGGACCGATACATCCACCATTCACGGGAACGCACAGAGTGACTCCG aagaggaagatgatgatgacgatgatgatgatgatgacgaagacgaagatgaagaagaagatgaggaggacgaggaggatgaggaggaggaggaagaggagattgATGTCGTTACGGTAGAGAAGAGGCGTTCTACAATCAGCAGGGCATCGCCCACGGCTACGGGGACAGTCACCATCTCGGTACATCCCAAGATCCAAGATGCAAGAGGAATTGTCTCAGGGTCCGGCGTGGTCAGTCGGTTCGTCACACGAGCTCCCCAGGAGCTCATTCTGAAGAGGAGTTCCGTTCACCAGCAGCAACACAACTACGCAGCGCCCTCACCGTACGCCTCAGATGACGACCCCATCCCGGCTCCAAAGAAGCAGAGGATGTCAGACGCACCACGGCCTTCCACCAGAACCATCTCTTCATCCTCTTCGTCTTCGTCCTCGTCCTACGGCCCGGTCTGCGGCACGTCGGGGTCACGCAGCAAGCGCAGCAACAGCGGCAACAGCGGCAACAGCGGCGACAGCAGCCCGCGCGGCAGCTCTGACTCTGAGGACAGCGAGCGGCGGCGCAACCACAACATCCTGGAGCGCCAGCGCCGCAACGACCTGCGCTCCAGCTTCCTGAGTCTGCGCGACCACGTGCCGGAGCTGGCGCACAACGAGAAGGCAGCGAAGGTGCTGATCCTGAAGAAGGCCACCGAGTACGTTAGTTCGCTGGAGAGGGAGGAGATGAGGCTCCATCAGGAGAAGGACAGGCTGCAGGCTCGCCGGCAACAGCTGATGCGCAGGCTGGAGCAGGCCAGGACTCGCTAA